Within Vicia villosa cultivar HV-30 ecotype Madison, WI linkage group LG1, Vvil1.0, whole genome shotgun sequence, the genomic segment atgtcagagatacgtgatgacatagatgagtatcgtaggttgagtataacgggttggtaagtgtatgtttgtgaatagtgaatatatttacattcctgataagttatttctcttctaagaatgtgtttattcttttcctgtctatatctttgtttactttttgctcattcaatccaaagttcgaaaccgtagaaactgttgaatggcatctctccatctctgtggacgataattcctggatcaatatttccaaatcttttttcgtTTCTTGCCCTATACTGCAGTCAACATTGGGTCATTTTTATTTCCCGATAGTAACAGTTATAGTGTacatattatgtatatatttttgggttaatgaactttttggtccctctaaatattgcagatttcgtttttagtccctataaaattttcctttaagaaatcgtcccttcaaaatttttcatctaaactattggtccctaacgtcaaatttgctagagattagctacgactttagccaccgattagctacgaaatttgacgttagggaccaatagtttagaagaaaaattttgaagggacgatttcttgaaggaaaattttggagggactaaaaacgaaatttgaaatatttaaagggacgaaaaagttcattaaccctatatTTTTTAAGacacataaataaaaaatgaacatATAGTTAGGGTTTCACTTGTTTGTCCTATCTTTATAGTTCTTTAtgtaaaaatacaaaaaagtaCATCTATATTGTATGGATGCGCCATTTAACTTCAATATGGATTGGTCGAGATTGCCATCCCTAGCACCCATCAACCTCAACAACTTCGCATTCCTCTATGCAACAAAGTaagtttataatattattttaatttacttactttaaaatattaactctaaataatttattttaacttttttagcTTAGGTGGTCCACCTGTGGGATGAATTACACAAGATGTCCTATAAACTGCATCATGGCCTATCAAAATCTCTTAGATCACCTACAATCAATCAAATAATGTATTATCAATAAACTAATTCTTTCATAatagtttatttttaataataactatttactgatttaatttattttttatctatagTTTATTTGGAGGTCATATCTGGTTCTGAAACATCACCATAAAAGGAACGAAGAAGGTGCATCCGTTTGGACTACAACAACACCGATCATCAGGTTCACCAATGTGGTGATGCACCATAGTGACTAAAATTCTGGCATGACAGAACTCAAATGtcatatggaatgtcatgacatctggtctgttataAACACTACAATGGTAGGTGAACTTGATCCTCAATTTTACTTCAACACTAGTATGCTTCACTATCAGAAGAATACTAGAACCATATACACATAGGATTAACACATCTATCACACACAGATTCTGATATGCGTGGCTTTCACACAACACCTACTTTATCATTATTTCCTGATGTCTTGTTGGATGTTATAACATCCTATACCAGATTAATAAACTAGTGCATAAAGTAAATAACTCAcataattgttcacccagttcggttaaaccaacctactatgggggctaccaagccagggatgaagtccactattagcagtatcaatttgaagctaaactcccccgtttacaacttctcacttaatcactacctaatgaaccttctacctaggtcctccctagatatgagaaaccactctcactcccaatcatcgcagtgatgtctagcagtcagcaCCTCAGCCACTACATCAACGACCTAATTTCCAACATTCTAAGCACACAAACAAAGATAACTTAGAGTTACTTcaaaaagcttcctccaagaacaatactgcactcattgcttcacagcttctgagtgagtaaaatAAACCTCTTACCCACAGGCTTCGAGGTACagatcagtgaccatcccacaatccgggtgattcacttacacggctaaccctaatgattacatctttcttAAAATTGGATTGCCTACTAAACTAGGCTACATaacttcctatttataacctactcccaactggacttgggcttacaatcacgtcgttatttgctgttacaaatcagcaaaaaacttctgctaaaagaaaggtcttcaatcatgagtttcctaatttatctccataattggaaactgcataatcttcaatattctgacttgattctcttgacctttaaacctatgccacataggattgcataatatcgcatagaatattctgcatctgtttaATGCATATTGAATCTTCacattccagctcagcaggcgcaaTGTCACTTGCTTCTGCATATCACATCCTATAGGACATGATGTCACAGCCTttgtcgtgacattccatagaacatcttgcttATATCTGTTTTGTACTTGGTTATGTTTGCAAGTTCTATACATCCTATTACAAATTGTTGCTACTATATTTTAGCTAAACATAAATGCCAATTAAATAATTCAGGGAATCAACAGTGACCGCGATCATCGATAAGTAGTAAAATCCGGGTTAaacttttaaataattttttttgttaaaaatataaatttaaaaaatagtataGAAACATGGATAGTTgagtatttttgtgataaaacttgtttattaaaaaaatcagaaTAAAGTGTTCATTAATTaaaatttcctttaaaaaattattaaaatataagtagtAAAATCCGTGAATCTGACATAGTCCAGGTTCCTTCCTTGTAGTATTAATTACGCGTCACAAGCTAAAGCTTTGTAAACAGTAATCAAACcaacaaaaaaacaattaaaatattcaTTCCCATCTGGCTCACTCAGCCTTGTATGCCCCAACAATTACGCTATGGAGATTCCAGTTCTGCATCCATACATCAACCCAATCACACTAACAACAacacttctctttctctcttccacACAAAATGAAACCCAACAGCAGCATTACAGTGTCAGCCAAAACCGACTCCGAGGTAAGCAGCCAAACCCAATCCTCCCCGGCAAGATCACCCCGACGCCCCGCCTACTATGTCCAAAGCCCATCACGTGACTCCTCCAACGACGAGAAAACTTCTAACTCCTTCAATTCAAGCCCGCTTCAAAGCCCGTTAGCCTCTCCTCCTCATTCTCATTCCAACTCCTCCTTAGGCCCCCATTCTCGTGAATCTTCCTCCACAAGATTCTCCGCTTCTCGCAAAAGCAGCAGCGCCTCGCATACCCGGAGATGGAAGCCGTGGAAGGATCATTTCTATCCCATCGAAGAAGAAGGCCTTCTCGATGATCACGACGATGCAAACCACGGCTTCCCTCGGAGATGCTATTTCCCTGTTTTTGTTCTTTGCTTTACGGTTCTCTTCACCGTTTTCGCTCTCGTTCTTTGGGCTGCAAGTCGCCCTCAAAAACCCGTCATTTTCCTTAAGGTACACTcttcttatttgttttttaaatcaGATATCATCTGTGCACAACTGCAGAgactaataatattattttttcattcttttattatttttgtcaGAGTATTACATTTGATAGATTTATTATTCAAGCCGGTGCGGATGTATCAGGAGTTGCAACTTCCATGGTGTCAATGAATTCAACTGTGAAAATGACATATAGAAACACAGCAACATTTTTTGGTGTCCATGTTGCATCAACTCCATTAGATCTCAATTACTATGAACTTACACTAGCCACTGGAAATGTAAGTGTATACTGTATACTgtataataaagaaataaataaataaatctattATATAAATCACatgataataattatttttgtataattttcaGATTCCTAAGTTTTATCAATCAAGAAAAAGTGGGAGATCTATACATGTGATGGTGGAAGGAAACCATGTACCACTCTATGGAGGTGGAGCAAGACTAAACACCTTGAACGGTTCACCGGTTGAACCGGTTTCATTGACATTGAGTGTGACAGTAAGGTCAAAGGCTTATGTTTTGGGACAATTGGTGAAACCTAAGTTCAACAAGAAAATAGAGTGTGGTTTGATTATGGATCCGAAGAAAATGGGTGTGCCCATTCCACTTACAAACAAGTGCACGTATGAGTTGTAGATTCAACCATACGTGGAAGTAATGAGAGATAAGTCATCATAGAATATAATAAGATTTAAAGGGGT encodes:
- the LOC131607633 gene encoding uncharacterized protein LOC131607633 is translated as MKPNSSITVSAKTDSEVSSQTQSSPARSPRRPAYYVQSPSRDSSNDEKTSNSFNSSPLQSPLASPPHSHSNSSLGPHSRESSSTRFSASRKSSSASHTRRWKPWKDHFYPIEEEGLLDDHDDANHGFPRRCYFPVFVLCFTVLFTVFALVLWAASRPQKPVIFLKSITFDRFIIQAGADVSGVATSMVSMNSTVKMTYRNTATFFGVHVASTPLDLNYYELTLATGNIPKFYQSRKSGRSIHVMVEGNHVPLYGGGARLNTLNGSPVEPVSLTLSVTVRSKAYVLGQLVKPKFNKKIECGLIMDPKKMGVPIPLTNKCTYEL